The Pigmentiphaga aceris DNA segment AAGGCATTCAGCCATCGATCATCAAAGACATTGGCCGCGTGATTCGCCTGCTGCGCGAGCGCGGCGACATCGCCATTTTGCTGTGCGAGCAGTACTTCGATTTTGCCCATGAACTGGCTGACCGTTTTGTCGTGATGTCGCGCGGCGAAGTCGTTGCCGAGGGCGAACACGCCGACATGAACAGCGAGGACGTACGCCGACATCTGTCGGTCTGATCTTCCCGCTGTTCTTCCGTTCCACTACTTCTAAATGCGAAGCCTGCCATGTTCACCAAAGTCCTGATCGCCAACCGCGGCGAAATCGCCTGCCGCGTGCTGCGCACACTCAAGAAGCTGGGCATTGCGTCCGTCGCGGTGTATTCCGAAGCCGATGCCACCAGCGCCCATGTGTTGCAGGCCGATGAGGCCGTCTGCATCGGCCCGGCACCGGCTGCGGAAAGCTATCTGGCCACCGACAAGATTCTTGATGCGGCGATTGCCACCGGCGCGCAGGCGATTCATCCGGGCTACGGTTTCCTGTCCGAGAATGCAGACTTTGCCGAAGCCTGCGAGGCACGCGGCATTGCGTTCATCGGACCCACGCCCGCCCAGATGCGTGACTTCGGTTTGAAGCACACCGCCCGCAAGCTGGCCTTGGACAATGGCTTGCCCTTGCTGCCCGGCAGCAGCCTGCTGGCAGACCTGGAAGAAGCCAAGCGCGAATCGCTGCGCGTGGGTTATCCGGTGATGCTGAAAAGCACGGCGGGTGGCGGCGGAATCGGCATGTCTTTGTGCGCGGATGAAGCGGCGTTGGAAGCCGCGTTTGAATCCGTCAGCCGCCTGGGCAAGAGCTTCTTCAAGAACGGCGGCATGTACGTCGAGAAGTACGTGACCAAAGCGCGTCATCTGGAAGTGCAGTTGTTTGGTGACGGCAAAGGTACGGTCGCCGCGTTGGGTGTGCGCGAATGCTCGGTGCAGCGTCGCAACCAGAAAGTGATCGAGGAAACGCCTGCGCCGCGTATCTCGCCGGAACTCACCGCTGAACTGTCGGCAGCTGCCGTGAAGCTGGGCGAAGCTGTGCGTTACCGCTCGGCGGGCACCGTGGAATTCGTCTATGACGACGATGCCGAACAGTTCTATTTCCTGGAAGTGAACACGCGTTTGCAAGTCGAGCACGGCGTGACCGAATCCGTCACCGGCCTGGACCTGGTCGAGTGGATGCTGCGCCAGGCCGCAGACGAAACCCTGCCGCTGGCGGGCTACACCTTCACGCCGCAAGGGCATTCGATTCAGGTGCGGGTGTACGCCGAAGACCCGGGCCGCAACTTCCAGCCCAGCCCGGGAGTATTGACCGGTTTCTCGGTGCCGGACGATGTGCGTTGCGACACCTGGGTGTCGCAGGGGACTGAGGTCAGCGCCTTCTACGACCCGCTGATCGCCAAGCTGATCGTGCATGCCGACACGCGTGAAGCCGCTGTCGAAAAAATGGCCGAGGTGCTGGCCAAAACCCGCATTCACGGTATTCGCTGCAACCGTCAATACCTGCAGCAGATCGTGGAGAGCGAGGCTTTCCGCACCGCGCATGTCTTCACGCGTTTCCTGGACAGCTTCGACTATCTTCCGACCACCATCTCGGTGATCGAACCGGGCACCTACAGCTCGGTGCAGGACTACCCGGGCCGTCACGGCTACTGGGACATTGGCGTGCCACCTTCGGGCCCGATGGATGACCTGGGCATGCGCCTGGCCAATCGCATCGTTGGCAACCCGGAAGGATATGCCGCGCTGGAATTCACGGTGCAAGGCCCGACGCTGCGCTTTGATTTTGACACCACCATTGCACTGACCGGTGCCACCATGCCCGCCGATGTCGATGGTGTCACCGTGCCGTTCTGGACGGCCATCGATGTGAAGGCGGGCAGCACCCTTACCCTGGGTGCCGCAGGCGGCACGGGCTGCCGTGCATACCTGGCCGTGCAGCGTGGTTTCGACGTGCCGGAATACCTGGGCAGCAAGTCGACGTTCTCGCTGGGTCAGTTCGGCGGTCACGCCGGGCGGCCGCTGCGCAGTGGTGACGTGCTGGAAGTGATGGATGACACCGCGCAAGACCACAAGCTTGATGCCGCCATGTACGAAGGCCTGGCGTCTGAGCTGATCCCGGCTTATCCGACGCAGTGGCAGATCGGCGTGCTGTATGGCCCGCACGGCGCACCGGACTTCTTCACGGCGGAAGCCATCGAGATGTTCTTCACGTCGGACTGGGAGGTGCACTACAACTCGAACCGCCTGGGCATCCGCCTGAACGGCCCCAAGCCCACGTGGGCGCGTGCCGACGGTGGCGAAGCGGGGCTGCATCCGTCGAACGTGCACGACTGCATGTACGCCGTGGGCAGCATCAACTTCAGCGGCGACATGCCGATCATCCTGACGCTCGATGGACCGAGCCTGGGTGGCTTTGTGTGCGCCGCAACGATTGTGCGAGCCGAAATGTGGAAGGTCGGGCAGATCAAGCCGGGCGATACCGTGCGCTTCGTGCGTTTCAGCGAAGCCCAGGCACTGGACGACGAGCTGTCGCAGATCGCGCTGGTGCAGGCACGTGCTGGCAAGCCGGTGCTGGTGGCATTGCCGCCCAGCGACGAAGCCGCCTTGGCCACGCCCGCGATCATTCACGAGATTCCCCATACCGATACGCAGACCGGCGTGGTGTATCGCCGTGCAGGTGACAAGTACATTCTGATCGAATACGGCCCGGCGATTCTGGACCTGAACCTGCGTTTCCGCGTGCATGCCTTGATGGAGTGGCTGAAGGCCAATCACGTCGATGGCCTGCAGGAACTGTCGCCGGGCGTGCGTTCGCTGCAGATCCATTATGAAAGCCGCACGCTGCCGCTGGCACGCCTGATGGACATGTTGCTGCGCGCGGAACAGGAACTGCCACCGGAAGAGTCGATCACGGTCAAGAGCCGCATCGTGCATCTGCCGATGGCGTTCGAAGACAGCTCGGTGCTGGAAGCCGTGTCCAAGTACATGCAGTCGGTGCGCAAGACCGCCCCGTACTTGCCGTCCAACGTGGAGTTCATGCGCCGCATCAACG contains these protein-coding regions:
- the uca gene encoding urea carboxylase, with protein sequence MFTKVLIANRGEIACRVLRTLKKLGIASVAVYSEADATSAHVLQADEAVCIGPAPAAESYLATDKILDAAIATGAQAIHPGYGFLSENADFAEACEARGIAFIGPTPAQMRDFGLKHTARKLALDNGLPLLPGSSLLADLEEAKRESLRVGYPVMLKSTAGGGGIGMSLCADEAALEAAFESVSRLGKSFFKNGGMYVEKYVTKARHLEVQLFGDGKGTVAALGVRECSVQRRNQKVIEETPAPRISPELTAELSAAAVKLGEAVRYRSAGTVEFVYDDDAEQFYFLEVNTRLQVEHGVTESVTGLDLVEWMLRQAADETLPLAGYTFTPQGHSIQVRVYAEDPGRNFQPSPGVLTGFSVPDDVRCDTWVSQGTEVSAFYDPLIAKLIVHADTREAAVEKMAEVLAKTRIHGIRCNRQYLQQIVESEAFRTAHVFTRFLDSFDYLPTTISVIEPGTYSSVQDYPGRHGYWDIGVPPSGPMDDLGMRLANRIVGNPEGYAALEFTVQGPTLRFDFDTTIALTGATMPADVDGVTVPFWTAIDVKAGSTLTLGAAGGTGCRAYLAVQRGFDVPEYLGSKSTFSLGQFGGHAGRPLRSGDVLEVMDDTAQDHKLDAAMYEGLASELIPAYPTQWQIGVLYGPHGAPDFFTAEAIEMFFTSDWEVHYNSNRLGIRLNGPKPTWARADGGEAGLHPSNVHDCMYAVGSINFSGDMPIILTLDGPSLGGFVCAATIVRAEMWKVGQIKPGDTVRFVRFSEAQALDDELSQIALVQARAGKPVLVALPPSDEAALATPAIIHEIPHTDTQTGVVYRRAGDKYILIEYGPAILDLNLRFRVHALMEWLKANHVDGLQELSPGVRSLQIHYESRTLPLARLMDMLLRAEQELPPEESITVKSRIVHLPMAFEDSSVLEAVSKYMQSVRKTAPYLPSNVEFMRRINGLDSVEQVRDIIFQTSYMVLGLGDVYLGAPCAVPVDPRHRLLTSKYNPARTFTPEGAVGIGGVYMCIYGMDSPGGYQLVGRTVPIWNKFLKNPDFAPGEPWLLRFFDQVRYYPVSEAELTEYRAAFREGTVRLNITEEDFNLGDYNRFLASIDTELKEFKAKQQAAFDTERILWDNERAEEEAAAAAVGSMAGNGSAADEDSPLVTGQSALHADIPGNIWRLLAEPGMKVEAGAQLAVIESMKMEFSVTARRAGTVSRILCQPGQQVRSGQRLFVLDA